One genomic window of Arvicola amphibius chromosome 4, mArvAmp1.2, whole genome shotgun sequence includes the following:
- the Slfn5 gene encoding schlafen family member 5, protein MSFLASLELSFAECIIDGGKATLGLRQRAGMDPAQQMRQNEVISQAVCALLNSGGGVVKVEIENEDYNYESDGVGLDLPPLFISHVDEMLQGRLFLLFVNSWNVAASGVRLATLCSNLYHRSGTSTEVMDSLEALLFLRRKVQAFGNVGDPNLLNPQQPLVDDQVILASDLFGKQQLQYLEKLSITESPHVEFQMFSADVSKGIKEKLPKCVSAFANSEGGYVFFGVHDETHQVIGCEKEKINPSTLWATIDGCIRKMPVHHFCSQVHKVQYDVNVLEVYDKGALRGYVCAVKVGQFCCAAFAKVPDSWETKDNEAKQLATKDWAAWMIETDSDLSSFPQMVVSRRTVHTTPRSKTVYIHKNLKSVEELQKDYFPVSPDRITYTPEWLYKDLISEHRGLRNLINMEMRSFSQGVLIFSHSWAVDLGLQKKQGVICDALLISPNNVPILYTICNKWDLGYRRYSMTVSRTLKQKLVNMGGYTGRLGIIPLALQLGPNQTVRASLEMPIYPESYNFASVQQMEALLQSLVIVSLGFRSFLSEEFNSEVVTLLTDQQYQLLVKDLCKNRELFVHGTPGSGKTTLALRIMEKIRNVFRCQTEDILYICENQSLKRFVSRRNICQAVTRTNFMRDAFPNIKHIVVDEAQHFRTEDGDWYAKAKSIIQRGRDGPGVLYVFLDYFQTNHLCCSGLPELQHQGPVLKLTRMLRNGDDIVNYLQGIMQQIRDNPPPNVPPEALNMGQELELTPSVTGSLETIDCLNLEQMATFVAEKCQCLWVSGYYPRDVAVLCSKAKDVVKFKEKILLALRKRTMSQISVAVQVREELDTPGNHIVLAGVHQFSGMERSIVFGIIPVGSETDIFYNVLLCLASRARTHLYIKKVLLR, encoded by the exons ATGAGTTTCCTGGCAAGTCTGGAATTGAGCTTTGCTGAATGTATCATAGATGGAGGAAAAGCCACCCTTGGGCTTAGGCAAAGGGCGGGAATGGACCCTGCACAGCAGATGAGACAGAATGAGGTCATCTCGCAAGCAGTGTGTGCTCTGCTGAATTCTGGTGGGGGAGTGGTCAAGGTTGAGATCGAGAATGAAGACTACAATTATGAGAGTGACGGAGTGGGTCTGGATCTGCCACCATTGTTCATAAGCCATGTAGATGAGATGCTGCAGGGAAGACTCTTTTTACTATTTGTGAACTCATGGAACGTGGCAGCCTCAGGTGTGCGGCTCGCCACCTTGTGTTCCAATCTGTACCATAGAAGTGGAACATCTACTGAGGTCATGGATTCTCTAGAAGCCCTACTATTCCTCCGAAGAAAGGTTCAGGCTTTTGGGAATGTTGGTGATCCCAACTTATTAAATCCACAGCAACCTCTGGTTGATGATCAGGTGATCTTAGCTTCTGATTTATTTGGTAAACAGCAGCTTCAGTACCTGGAAAAACTCAGCATCACAGAGTCCCCACATGTTGAATTTCAAATGTTCTCCGCAGACGTTTCCAAGGGCATTAAAGAGAAACTCCCCAAGTGTGTTTCTGCGTTTGCCAATTCTGAAGGAGGATATGTGTTTTTCGGTGTGCATGATGAGACCCATCAAGTCATTGGAtgtgaaaaggaaaagataaatccttccaccttgtgggccACTATTGACGGCTGCATCAGGAAGATGCCTGTCCACCACTTCTGCTCACAAGTCCATAAGGTGCAATATGACGTCAACGTCCTTGAAGTGTATGATAAAGGGGCTCTCCGTGGATACGTCTGTGCAGTCAAGGTGGGACAGTTCTGCTGTGCAGCGTTTGCCAAAGTGCCTGACTCCTGGGAGACGAAGGACAATGAGGCGAAGCAGCTAGCCACAAAGGACTGGGCAGCTTGGATGATAGAAACCGACTCAG ATCTTTCCAGTTTTCCTCAGATGGTTGTCTCGAGGAGGACTGTACACACCACACCCCGCAGCAAGACTGTGTACATACATAAGAATTTGAAAAGCGTGGAAGAATTGCAGAAGGATTACTTTCCAG TGTCACCCGACAGGATTACATATACTCCAGAATGGCTCTACAAGGACCTCATCTCAGAGCACAGAGGACTCAGAAACTTAATAAACATGGAAATGCGCTCTTTCTCTCAAGGGGTACTGATTTTCTCCCACAGCTGGGCTGTGGACCTGGGTCTTCAAAAGAAGCAGGGTGTCATCTGCGATGCTCTTCTGATTTCCCCAAACAATGTCCCAATCCTGTACACCATTTGCAACAAGTGGGATCTGGGGTACAGGCGGTATTCTATGACAGTCTCCCGGACCCTGAAGCAGAAGTTGGTGAACATGGGTGGATACACTGGGAGACTAGGCATCATTCCCTTGGCCTTGCAGCTGGGTCCCAATCAAACAGTAAGGGCCAGCTTAGAAATGCCCATTTACCCCGAATCCTATAACTTCGCAAGCGTGCAGCAGATGGAAGCTCTGTTGCAATCCCTTGTGATCGTCTCGTTAGGGTTCAGATCCTTCCTAAGCGAAGAGTTTAACTCTGAGGTGGTGACGCTACTCACAGACCAGCAGTACCAGCTGCTTGTAAAGGATCTTTGTAAGAACAGAGAGTTGTTTGTTCACGGCACACCCGGATCAGGGAAGACCACTCTGGCCCTCAGGATCATGGAGAAGATTAGGAATGTGTTCAGATGTCAAACTGAGGACATTCTCTATATCTGTGAGAACCAGTCTTTGAAGAGGTTTGTGAG CAGGAGAAACATCTGCCAGGCAGTGACACGGACAAACTTCATGAGAGATGCCTTTCCTAACATTAAACACATTGTTGTGGATGAAGCTCAGCATTTCCGAACTGAAGATGGGGATTGGTATGCAAAGGCAAAATCCATCAtccagagagggagagatggtcCAGGAGTTCTCTACGTTTTTCTGGATTATTTTCAGACCAACCACTTGTGTTGCAGTGGCCTCCCtgaactccagcaccaggggccAGTTTTGAAGCTCACCAGGATGCTCCGCAATGGAGATGACATAGTCAATTACCTGCAAGGGATAATGCAGCAAATCAGAGACAATCCTCCCCCAAATGTCCCCCCAGAAGCCCTGAACATGGGCCAAGAACTTGAATTGACTCCAAGTGTCACAGGCAGTTTAGAGACAATTGATTGCTTGAATTTGGAGCAAATGGCAACTTTTGTAGCTGAGAAGTGCCAGTGTCTCTGGGTGTCTGGCTATTACCCCAGGGATGTTGCTGTTCTTTGCAGCAAAGCCAAAGATGtagtaaaatttaaagagaagatTCTCCTAGCATTGAGGAAGAGGACCATGTCTCAGATCAGTGTAGCAGTGCAGGTCAGGGAGGAGTTGGATACTCCGGGGAATCACATCGTGTTGGCTGGTGTTCACCAATTTTCAGGCATGGAAAGAAGCATAGTGTTTGGGATCATTCCAGTGGGATCGGAGACAGAcattttttacaatgttctgctCTGCCTGGCTTCCAGGGCAAGAACACATCTGTACATTAAAAAGGTTTTGCTTCGATAA